One window from the genome of Kryptolebias marmoratus isolate JLee-2015 linkage group LG1, ASM164957v2, whole genome shotgun sequence encodes:
- the ep400 gene encoding E1A-binding protein p400 isoform X3: protein MHHGSGSQSMQRQLQKSKSVSGSEAEEQQQQPPMAVTQQQATINHPQSPVTTFSSAASPSAPQSPNYQIIMSRSPVTGQNVNITLQNVVTANQQITLTPLPIQNPASPGFQHTTSQWRFEHAPSSYIQVTSPVPQPIQPQSPTQHSPVSLQGVTRAGAPPTALGVSSPTRFVEAGMLVRQINLSNQSGGGHFVYQEGTGLAQIAPAASGQVQITSPGTPGSVRERRLSQPHSQTGGTIHHLGPQSPVATGTNLPTLGSPGHITTSNLPPQISSIIKGQLARPMIFEKTAQGVVTGVGTTTASFSIPSSIPPSSPSLTSPSQGIPNNPLAPTSMTSGSMKKQAAKKLEEVAPSTPEIAQLRKQCLEHHTKKMESLKEVFKEYLIELFFLQHLQGNMMDYLAFKKKPCVPLYTYLRQNDLDLEDDDEEEEQSEVINDEVKVVTGKDGQAVTPVAISTQLPPNVSAAFSTQQQQFQGHQGPGSGTIANPGDMDAFKRQQAMVQTDQAKRPRIDVGRHGLIFQHPGVAPLGSPGVPLQQLMPTAQGGMPPTPQAVQIAGQKQNQQQYDPSKGPPVQNAASLHTPPPQLPSRLPQGALPMAGLPMALPQQAQLVENAAQSGGQLQAQVQVQAGGSVLATVNPHAQLQTQLQQQMQQGVHIQLQPQQQSQTILQAGQATVTLARPGTDLNQPVQRIMTNSVSLTSVSPAPLSTPNSNPSPQTSSSLRPLGSNINPSTQSKLTGTNGVSAVKVGGFGQNTSMQSSQEGSQDKQVEQAKLESQVHQRISELRKEGQWSASRLPKLVEASRPKSHWDYLLEEMQWMAADFAQERRWKEATAKKLVRTCARYHQEQTKSEERAQKEKETHLRHIASTVAREVEFFWSNIEQVVEIKLQFETYEKRLKALGLQKAAVSGQAGEKVNKVEGVTSAKKRKSSLSLVDEDVSDEESTIEEQEGMEGDTDHKAELIDLAKDAEMSLDALKKQYAGAYAESFEWPQPSPRSDKDDMEDTEEMDCASSSPPQAVLIDSLLSMDQYWGADKATSDSNGKPGRDIAEVAAATELLLPKGSFRTTSSTRSPAPFLLHGVLREYQQIGVDWLVNLYKKQLNGILADETGLGKTVQTVAYMAHLAGQEGIWGPHLIIVRTCKLLSWELEFKRWCPGLKILLYLGNRKERRSKRMLWDEANSFHVCVTSYKLLMKDQSHFLKRRWKHLVLDEVQLIKNVTQKHWETIFSLRSEQRILLINTPLQNTLKELWTMIHFLLPGITRPYSDFPVKAGTDQNQDYCHKLVIRLHRMIQPFILRRSKRDVEKQLPKKYEHILKCRLSGRQKSLYEDILTQPGTQEALKTGHFVSVLQVLMRLQRVCNHPELVAPRETGSSYFCSSLQCNVPSLVLEAVENQSSKIANLSIFDLINNENKLTRYQTEEAVPKLKVTQQLIEEIYTSPDQPPRPKLCPIKPMRLFQPVQYGTKPEGRLAAIGNAAGQRPPTSSPQNSTSSSITSQSGQTRGKSPVTTAATTPTSQAIGTATQRAQATPPVSSSSSNTAASSVASSGSSGSGQHVLGAVALGQTLAGTVVGSVAPISQPGLTQVARPALAPSHAIQPSLLSQRLVLTSQAQARLPSGDVVKIAQLANIAGGQTRITQPETPVTLQFQGNKFTLSPSQLRQLTTGQPLQLQGNILHIVSAPGQQIIRPQGSMVLQTMPQAVPASSASVTSGTPLPALSTAQQTLGVTTNATSSPTKHPAAHSGSQEPSEEKSQLQKERLSRLFEANEQRCSRRVLYGSDVLQACTLSPDLTAAGWRWEGRESCVRAQRTCVGTTSTLQSTLLTTEDRLEAAQSLINRLTCVVPPAVAPPPHLYAANPPVPFSLEQKSFQRRLLEASAPHSADIHRLTSSHLLSYTDLQLMQMDSGKLEALAILLKKLRSESRRVLIFTQMLKMLDILEAFLDYRQLTYMRIDESLTYDERQENMKKFNRSRQVFCSILTNRCCAAVGTMVDADTIIFFDTDLNPTMDARTQEWCDKVGRSKDIHIYRLESGNSIEEKLLKNGTNDLIREVAAQGTDYTLAFLTQRTIQDLFEVEAGSGVKVEEFVVLHQEPSASEAISPKVARPYIQALHSINLDAEPEEEEGQEKELGSKESTGESENQVGEEPALTDELNAVMEQLTPIERYALHYLEYLHISDDEAALKEKLECAKRGWEMQQLQKLKEDDEERQITEGEEDLFTYTREDAYNMEYVFDAEDGHTEIMPLWTPPTPPQDDNDIYIDSVMMLMYDTTPMPESKLPPIYIRKEHKRLKMDPSAAARKKKKGHGETVIPPRSLFEKASMLKVRRESKDQKKNFSLKQQVPFAKPLPSLVKPAMEAGQDNPEWLISEDWALLQAVKQLLELPLNLTIVSPAHTPNWDLVSDVVNSCSRIYRSPKQCRNRYENVIIPREEGKLVYEANPKKKTKSIYKSKNSRPLRTSQIYTQDDNSSQIQLYNSHFEIMKIIASKRSPPIKPVVGMNPFQKNPKHASVLAESGISYDKPLPPIQVASQRAERIAKEKKALAEQQKAQQLAQQQQAGAPQAQVAPGQAQTPAAGQAQVPQAAGVPGATTVPNAAVLTGTIKNVAGGTTIQAATVGGNVIVNTVAGVPPSPFQANKRLSSPVIPGTLSPAGTAGAQVVHAQQRAVTATAASAEVVAIAAGQSVRAVTPVTASAVVSTTLSPVQSQNRPLVPQVTPTPGMQLTQKSTAYLQMLRQQQLQQQQQQQQATSPQIKAVNKPQELIKMQKHKVPIQQQQQVAAAVAAAAAAQGQQAAVTQQTAQVQPAQAGQASPQIATVAASRPGALQNPSTVQVARLTRMPAQGQIQAQAGQTAQVTLTKPPVVSVPAVVSGVTTLPGISVPIGPAQKAGGPVLASPFPQMQVQQLIPMKKAQHPTAIQAAAAAQQKAGQPQQGQAAGQQKQVTMQAAQTAQQQKVTYTTTTQLQQVIKPQFYTTTSIAQPQKTTATQQIQVAKIPQIVQPTVANIQQIVSSPQQIQAQPQTVTLTQAATSTTAQVQMIPTGMATAQVVQQKIIQQQVVTAAPSPQIQTPPPHSPAQQAAAPSAAESPVQQAAQPAKNQARQGGVRAKTPAKPSGGSS from the exons ATGCACCATGGAAGTGGATCGCAGAGTATGCAGCGACAGCTTCAAAAATCCAAGTCTGTCAGTGGGTCAGAAGCAGaggagcaacagcagcagccacCGATGGCAGTTACACAGCAGCAAGCAACAATTAACCACCCTCAGTCTCCTGTGAccactttctcctctgctgCCAGCCCTTCAGCCCCCCAGTCCCCTAATTATCAGATAATCATGAGTCGAAGCCCGGTAACCGGCCAGAACGTGAACATCACTTTACAAAATGTGGTCACTGCTAATCAGCAGATCACTCTAACCCCTCTCCCCATTCAGAACCCAGCGTCCCCTGGCTTCCAGCACACTACGTCTCAGTGGCGGTTCGAGCATGCCCCATCCTCCTACATTCAGGTGACCTCACCTGTGCCCCAACCTATTCAGCCCCAAAGTCCCACCCAGCACAGCCCAGTCTCTCTACAAGGTGTCACGAGGGCAGGAGCACCACCAACAGCATTGGGAGTGTCGAGTCCAACTCGATTTGTCGAAGCTGGAATGTTAGTTCGACAAATCAATTTAAGCAACCAATCAGGAGGAGGGCACTTCGTTTACCAGGAGGGGACAGGACTAGCCCAGATTGCACCAGCAGCTTCTGGCCAGGTACAAATAACTTCTCCGGGAACACCAGGCTCTGTGAGAGAACGACGGCTTTCTCAGCCTCACTCTCAAACAGGAGGCACCATTCATCACCTTGGACCTCAAAGCCCTGTCGCCACTGGGACTAACCTTCCTACACTGGGCAGCCCTGGTCACATCACCACATCCAACCTACCTCCTCAGATCAGCAGTATCATTAAAGGTCAACTAGCACGCCCTATGATATTTGAAAAGACTGCACAAGGTGTGGTTACAGGAGTGGGAACCACTACAGCATCATTCAGCATACCCTCCTCCATTCCACCTTCTAGCCCATCTCTTACTAGCCCATCCCAAGGCATCCCCAACAATCCTCTCGCACCAACCAGCATGACTTCAGGCAGTATGAAGAAGCAAGCTGCCAAGAAGTTAGAGGAAGTTGCTCCTTCTACTCCAGAAATTGCCCAGCTTAGAAAACAGTGCTTGGAGCATCACACCAAGAAGATGGAGAGCTTGAAAGAAGTGTTCAAGGAATACCTGATTGaacttttctttctgcaacACCTTCAAGGGAACATGATGGACTATCTGGCATTTAAGAAGAAGCCTTGTGTTCCCTTGTATACTTACTTAAGACAGAATGACTTGGATCTTGAAGATGAcgatgaagaagaagaacagtCGGAGGTCATTAATGACGAG gtaaagGTTGTTACTGGAAAAGACGGCCAGGCAGTGACACCAGTTGCCATATCAACACAGCTTCCTCCcaatgtttctgcagctttctctactcagcagcagcagtttcag GGACACCAAGGACCTGGTTCAGGCACTATTGCAAACCCTGGAGACATGGATGCTTTTAAGAGGCAACAGGCTATGGTGCAAACAG ATCAGGCTAAGAGGCCCCGGATTGACGTTGGTCGCCATGGGCTGATTTTCCAGCATCCTGGTGTAGCTCCTTTAGGATCACCTGGCGTTCCACTTCAGCAGCTAATGCCGACTGCGCAAG GTGGTATGCCACCTACTCCTCAAGCGGTCCAGATTGCAGGGCAGAAGCAGAACCAGCAACAGTACGACCCATCTAAAGGACCGCCTGTGCAGAACGCTGCCAGCCTgcacacccccccaccccagcTACCCAGCCGGTTGCCTCAAGGTGCCCTCCCTATGGCCGGCCTACCTATGGCACTCCCTCAGCAGGCTCAGTTAGTGGAGAATGCAGCTCAGTCTGGTGGGCAGCTCCAGGCACAAGTGCAAGTGCAGGCAGGCGGGTCTGTCCTGGCCACGGTGAACCCCCACGCACAGCTCCAGACCCAACTACAGCAGCAGATGCAGCAGGGTGTTCACATCCAGCTGCAGCCCCAACAACAGTCCCAGACTATTCTACAGGCAGGACAAGCG ACGGTGACACTGGCTCGGCCTGGTACAGATCTAAACCAGCCGGTTCAGAGGATCATGACCAACTCGGTGTCATTAACATCCGTGTCTCCTGCTCCCCTGTCCACTCCAAACTCCAATCCATCTCCCCAAACATCAAGTTCTCTCCGTCCTCTCGGCTCTAACATCAACCCGAGCACACAGTCCAAACTAACGGGAACCAACGGGGTATCTGCCGTCAAAGTGGGCGGCTTTGGTCAAAATACCAGCATGCAGTCCTCGCAAGAAGGTTCTCAAGATAAACAAGTGGAGCAGGCTAAACTG GAAAGTCAGGTGCATCAACGTATCTCCGAGCTGAGGAAGGAGGGTCAGTGGTCAGCCAGCAGACTGCCCAAGCTCGTGGAGGCTTCTCGCCCAAAGTCCCACTGGGACTACCTGCTGGAGGAGATGCAGTGGATGGCAGCGGACTTCGCTCAGgagagaagatggaaggagGCTACCGCTAAGAAG CTTGTTCGCACATGTGCGCGTTACCATCAGGAGCAGACCAAAAGTGAAGAAAGagcacagaaagaaaaggaaactcaTCTCCGCCACATCGCCAGCACAGTTGCCCGAGAGGTGGAAttcttttggtcaaacattgagCAG GTTGTGGAAATCAAACTCCAGTTTGAAACGTATGAGAAGAGACTCAAAGCACTTGGTTTACAAAAAGCCGCAG TGTCTGGACAGGCAGGAGAAAAAGTCAATAAAGTG gaggGAGTCACctctgctaaaaaaagaaaatcaagtttGTCCTTGGTTGATGAAGATG TCTCAGATGAGGAGAGCACCATAGAGGAACAGGAAGGCATGGAGGGGGATACAGACCACAAAGCAGAATTGATTGACCTCGCCAAAGATG CTGAGATGTCTCTGGATGCGTTGAAGAAACAGTATGCTGGAGCTTATGCTGAAAGTTTCGAGTGGCCTCAGCCAAGTCCTCGTAGTGACAAGGATGACATGGAGGACACCGAAG AAATGGATTGTGCTTCGAGCAGTCCACCTCAAGCTGTGTTAATTGACTCCCTGCTTAGTATGGACCAGTATTGGGGTGCGGATAAAGCCACATCTGACTCAAACGGGAAGCCGGGCAGAGACATCGCGGAAGTGGCAGCTGCCACAGAACTCCTCTTGCCTAAAGGCAGCTTCAGAACCACATCATCA acTCGCAGCCCAGCACCTTTTCTACTGCATGGAGTGCTGCGAGAATATCAGCAAATTGGTGTGGACTGGCTGGTAAACCTATACAAGAAACAGCTCAACGGCATCTTAGCTGATGAAACGGGACTTGGCAAAACCGTACAGACAGTAGCTTACATGGCCCACTTAGCAGGACAAGAGG GCATCTGGGGTCCTCATCTTATTATAGTAAGAACATGTAAGCTGCTGAGCTGGGAGCTGGAGTTCAAGCGCTGGTGTCCCGGCCTTAAGATTCTCCTGTACCTGGGCAACAGAAAGGAGCGCAGATCTAAGAGAATG CTGTGGGACGAAGCCAACAGCTTCCATGTATGCGTCACATCGTACAAGCTCCTAATGAAAGATCAGAGCCATTTTCTAAAGAGAAGATGGAAGCATCTGGTTCTGGACGAGGTCCAGCTGATCAAAAACGTCACGCAGAAACACTGGGAAACCATTTTTTCTCTCAGAAG TGAGCAGAGGATTCTCCTTATCAACACTCCCCTCCAAAATACGCTCAAAGAGCTGTGGACCATGATCCACTTCCTGTTGCCAGGAATCACCAGGCCGTACTCTGACTTCCCTGTTAAAGCGGGCacagaccagaaccaggattaCTGCCACAAGCTAGTCATCCGTCTGCACAGG ATGATCCAGCCATTCATCTTGAGGCGCTCCAAAAGAGACGTGGAGAAACAGCTTCCCAAGAAGTATGAACACATCCTGAAGTGCCGTCTGTCCGGCAGACAGAAAAGCCTTTATGAGGATATCCTTACTCAGCCAGG GACTCAGGAGGCTCTGAAGACGGGTCATTTTGTCAGCGTGCTCCAGGTTTTGATGCGGCTGCAGCGAGTGTGTAACCACCCCGAGCTGGTGGCTCCCAGAGAGACCGGCAGCTCTTATTTCTGTTCTTCTCTTCAATGCAACGTTCCATCGTTGGTTCTGGAAGCTGTTGAGAATCAGTCAAGCAAG ATTGCAAACCTGTCCATATTTGATCTGATCAATAATGAGAACAAACTGACTCGGTATCAGACTGAAGAGGCCGTACCCAAACTAAAGGTCACTCAGCAGCTCATAGAGGAAATCTACACGAGCCCAGACCAGCCACCAAGACCCAAACTGTGTCCTATAAAACCCATGAG ATTGTTCCAGCCAGTTCAGTATGGCACGAAGCCAGAAGGTCGCTTAGCTGCCATTGGAAATGCAGCGGGTCAGCGTCCTCCAACGAGCTCTCCCCAAAACAGTACCTCATCTTCCATCACCAGTCAGTCAGGCCAAACCAGGGGCAAGTCCCCTGTCACGACCGCAGCAACTACGCCCACTTCTCAAG CCATTGGAACAGCTACTCAGAGAGCCCAGGCTACTCCtcctgtcagcagcagcagcagcaacactgCAGCTTCCTCCGTAGCATCCTCTGGGAGCAGTGGCAGTGGGCAGCATGTGTTGGGGGCCGTGGCCTTGGGTCAGACCTTAGCTGGAACAGTTGTGGGCTCTGTGGCTCCAATCAGCCAGCCTGGTTTAACACAGGTCGCCAGGCCAGCTTTGGCCCCCAGCCATGCCATCCAGCCCAGCTTATTGTCCCAGAGGTTGGTTCTTACATCTCAGGCCCAGGCACGGTTGCCTA GTGGAGATGTGGTGAAGATCGCCCAGCTGGCCAACATAGCAGGCGGTCAGACTCGTATCACGCAGCCGGAGACTCCGGTCACGCTGCAGTTTCAGGGGAACAAGTTCACGCTGTCCCCCAGCCAGCTCCGACAGCTCACCACCGGACAGCCCTTGCAGCTTCAAG GCAACATCCTGCATATTGTGTCGGCTCCGGGGCAGCAGATCATAAGGCCACAGGGATCCATGGTTTTGCAAACAATGCCTCAAGCTGTTCCTGCTTCCAGTGCTTCAGTAACATCTGGCACACCGCTTCCTGCTCTTTCAACAGCTCAGCAAA CACTGGGTGTCACTACAAATGCCACATCATCCCCCACCAAGCATCCTGCAGCTCACAGTGGTTCTCAG GAGCCTTCAGAAGAAAAGTCTCAGCTGCAGAAGGAGCGCCTGAGCCGCCTGTTTGAAGCGAACGAGCAGCGCTGCAGCCGCAGAGTGTTGTATGGGTCAGACGTGCTGCAGGCATGCACTCTGAGCCCGGATCTGACCGCTGCAGGCTGGAGGTGGGAGGGCAGGGAGAGCtgtgttagagctcagagaacATGTGTAGGTACAACTTCTACACTGCAGTCCACTCTGCTTACCACGGAGGACCGCCTGGAGGCTGCCCAAAGTCTGATCAACAG GCTGACGTGTGTGGTGCCTCCAGCTGTAGCTCCGCCCCCTCACCTGTATGCAGCCAATCCACCTGTTCCCTTCAGCCTCGAACAGAAGTCCTTTCAGCGGCGACTGCTGGAGGCCTCGGCCCCCCACAGTGCAGACATCCACCGTTTAACATCCAGTCATCTCTTGAGTTATACTGACCTACAGTTAATGCAGATGGACTCAG GTAAACTGGAAGCTCTTGCTATTCTACTGAAGAAGCTCAGATCAGAGAGCAGGCGTGTCCTCATCTTCACTCAGATGTTGAAGATGCTGGACATCTTGGAGGCCTTCCTGGATTACAGGCAGCTCACTTATATGCGCATCGATGAAAGCCTCACTTATGACGAAAGACAG GAAAACATGAAGAAGTTCAACAGGAGCAGGCAGGTGTTCTGCAGCATCCTGACCAACCGCTGCTGCGCTGCGGTTGGGACCATGGTCGACGCGGACACCATCATCTTCTTTGACACAGACCTCAACCCAACCATGGACGCCCGCACCCAGGAGTGGTGTGACAAAGTCGGCCGATCCAAGGACATTCACATATACAG ATTGGAGAGTGGGAATTCTATTGAAgagaaattgttaaaaaatggaACCAACGACCTGATAAGGGAGGTGGCTGCTCAGGGTACCGACTACACCTTGGCTTTCCTCACACAG CGGACGATCCAAGATCTGTTTGAAGTAGAGGCGGGTTCAGGCGTGAAGGTGGAGGAGTTTGTGGTACTTCACCAGGAGCCGTCGGCCTCAGAAGCCATTTCTCCCAAAGTAGCGAGACCCTACATCCAGGCTCTCCACAGCATCAACCTGGATGCTGAACCGGAGGAGGAAGAAGGGCAAGAGAAAGAGCTGGGAAGCAAAGAGTCAACAGGGGAGTCAGAGAACCAAGTTGGAGAAGAGCCTGCTCTGACAGATGAGCTGAACGCAGTCATGGAACAG CTGACTCCTATCGAAAGATATGCCCTGCATTATCTGGAGTACCTTCACATCAGTGATGATGAAGCTGCACTCAAg gagaAGTTGGAGTGTGCTAAGAGAGGCTGGGagatgcagcagctgcagaagctgaaggaggacGATGAAGAGCGCCAGATaacagagggagaagaagatCTATTCACCTATACCAGAGAGGACGCTTACAATATG GAGTACGTATTTGATGCGGAGGACGGTCACACAGAAATAATGCCG CTTTGGACTCCTCCCACGCCGCCGCAGGATGACAACGATATTTACATCGATTCTGTGATGATGTTGATGTATGACACCACACCCATGCCAGAGTCCAAACTGCCTCCGATCTACATCCGCAAGGAGCACAAGAGACTCAAGATGGACCCCTCAG CTGCAgccagaaagaagaagaagggccACGGGGAGACGGTCATACCTCCACGCTCTCTTTTTGAAAAGGCCAGCATGCTCAAAGTTCGCCGCGAGAGCAAAGACCAGAAAAAGAACTTTTCCCTCAAGCAGCAGGTACCTTTTGCCAAACCCCTGCCCTCGCTGGTTAAACCCGCCATGGAGGCTGGCCAGGACAACCCAGAGTGGCTCATCAGTGAGGACTGGGCTCTGCTTCAG GCTgtgaaacagctgctggagttgCCCCTGAACCTGACGATCGTGTCTCCTGCTCACACACCTAACTGGGATCTGGTGAGTGACGTGGTGAACTCCTGCAGCCGCATCTACCGCTCACCCAAACAGTGTCGCAACCGCTATGAGAACGTCATCATTCCCAGAGAAGAGGGGAAG TTGGTGTACGAGGCCAACCCTAAGAAGAAAACCAAGAGCATATACAAG TCTAAGAACAGTCGTCCGTTGAGGACCAGCCAGATCTACACACAGGATGACAATTCCTCTCAAATTCAGCTATACAACAGTCACTTTGAAATCATGAAAATTATTGCCAGCAAGAGGAGCCCACCAATCAAACCAGT GGTCGGTATGAATCCATTTCAGAAGAATCCCAAACATGCCTCGGTCTTGGCAGAAAG TGGGATCAGCTACGACAAACCCCTGCCGCCCATTCAGGTGGCCTCTCAGCGCGCTGAAAGGATTGCCAAAGAGAAAAAG gccCTTGCGGAGCAGCAGAAGGCCCAGCAGTtggcccagcagcagcaggccgGAGCTCCTCAGGCCCAGGTCGCACCTGGTCAGGCCCAGACTCCGGCTGCTGGCCAAGCTCAGGTCCCTCAGGCTGCAGGAGTGCCTGGAGCCACTACTGTGCCCAATGCTGCAGTACTG actgGAACAATTAAAAATGTCGCTGGAGGCACAACCATTCAGGCTG CCACTGTAGGAGGGAATGTGATTGTGAACACAGTAGCTGGAGTTCCCCCAAGTCCCTTCCAGGCCAATAAACGCCTTTCGTCTCCAGTCATACCAGGCACCCTGTCT CCTGCAGGCACAGCTGGAGCCCAGGTGGTGCACGCACAGCAGAGGGCTGTTACTGCTACTGCTGCTTCCGCTGAAGTGGTCGCGATAGCTGCAGGCCAGAGCGTCCGAGCCGTGACCCCGGTGACCGCGTCTGCCGTCGTCTCTACAACTCTGAGCCCAGTGCAGTCACAGAACCGCCCCCTGGTTCCTCAAGTCACGCCAA cccCAGGCATGCAGTTAACACAGAAGTCTACCGCGTACCTGCAGATGCTccgtcagcagcagctgcagcagcaacagcagcagcagcaggctaCTTCGCCTCAGATCAAAGCTGTAAACAAACCTCAG GAGTtgataaaaatgcagaaacacaaGGTGCcaatccagcagcagcagcaggtggctgcagcagtggcagcagcagcagcagcccagGGACAGCAAGCCGCAGTGACCCAGCAGACGGCCCAGGTGCAGCCCGCTCAGGCCGGCCAAGCCAGCCCACAGATAGCAACCGTGGCAGCGTCCAGACCTGGAGCTCTACAGAACCCAAGCACCGTGCAGGTGGCCAGACTG ACTCGAATGCCAGCTCAGGGTCAGATCCAGGCCCAGGCAGGACAGACGGCTCAGGTGACCCTCACTAAGCCTCCTGTGGTGTCCGTGCCAGCTGTGGTGTCTGGAGTCACTACACTGCCAGGAATCAGTGTGCCCATCGGACCGGCACAGAAAGCTG GTGGCCCCGTGCTGGCGTCGCCTTTCCCCCAGATGCAGGTGCAGCAGCTGATTCCGATGAAGAAAGCGCAACACCCGACGGCCATTCAGGCGGCAGCTGCAGCCCAGCAGAAAGCAGGGCAGCCGCAGCAGGGACAGGCCGCTGGACAGCAGAAG CAGGTCACGATGCAGGCAGCGCAGACAGCCCAGCAGCAGAAGGTGACctacaccaccaccacccaacTCCAACAAGTAATCAAGCCCCAGTTCTACACTACGACCTCCATCGCTCAGCCTCAAAAAACCACTGCAACGCAACAAATCCAG GTGGCTAAAATCCCTCAAATCGTGCAGCCGACTGTGGCCAACATTCAGCAGATTGTGTCTTCTCCTCAGCAG ATCCAGGCCCAGCCCCAGACTGTGACTCTGACCCAGGCAGCCACGTCAACCACGGCTCAGGTGCAGATGATTCCCACGGGGATGGCCACAGCCCAGGTGGTGCAGCAGAAGATCATCCAGCAGCAGGTGGTGACAGCGGCCCCCTCCCCCCAGATCCAGACCCCGCCTCCGCACAGCCCCGCTCAGCAGGCCGCGGCCCCCTCTGCCGCAGAGTCGCCGGTACAGCAGGCCGCTCAGCCCGCCAAGAACCAGGCTCGCCAAGGGGGCGTCAGGGCGAAAACGCCTGCCAAGCCCAGTGGGGGGAGCAGCTAG